The Mytilus galloprovincialis chromosome 7, xbMytGall1.hap1.1, whole genome shotgun sequence genome has a window encoding:
- the LOC143083211 gene encoding metal cation symporter ZIP14-like isoform X1, protein MTNYLTLSCCLLFTLIVVNVLSLNGQCISNTSRIFLSDFMYNISGKETVTLNKLQTVLYDTSLQSTTNKTNNFTSCSSLTNNDERKDCVLKHCVSIEEVLKLHSIPLNKPLTLEDVNNIAPALLFHKTSCQGIVHKKEEGAHKVEAPSGQVWGFGFLFVTIINICSLSGAVVLPCMKKTFYQKVLIFMVGLAVGSLAANALLVLIPEALGLMYTEDHEIRDNYIVKTATVIAGVYLFFLIERFLKIVLKIKQTPTHSHGHEYYGVPNEPNEEEKQYPSIKQNTPVNVNAKYKNTNTLPVHLHMSKSESSFSSTRPLEDKTPSMGSFDTLEENLDTDERSSNNGGFLNGEAKRPVKKEKKEVATVAWMIIFGDGLHNFIDGLTIGAAFTDNILAGISICVSVFCEELPHELGDFAILLNSGMTVKKALMYNFLSACMCYFGLIVGILLGENTTAHDWVFAIAAGMFLYISLVDMMPEMNSAAESEENKKNIGSLQIFILQNVGLVLGFTVILIMSLYGGEIDFQQ, encoded by the exons ATGACGAACTATCTCACCTTGTCGTGTTGTTTACTATTTACATTGATAGTAGTCAACGTTTTAAGTTTGAATGGACAGTGTATTTCAAACACATCACGGATATTTTTGTCAGACTTTATGTACAATATAAGTGGGAAGGAAACTGTCACTTTAAATAAATTACAAACTGTTTTATATGACACAAGTTTACAATCAACCACAAATAAAACCAACAATTTTACATCATGTTCTAGTTTGACTAACAATGACGAGAGAAAAGACTGTGTTTTAAAACAT TGTGTTTCCATAGAAGAAGTATTGAAACTTCACTCCATTCCATTGAACAAACCATTAACATTGGAAGATGTCAATAACATTGCTCCTGCTTTGTTGTTTCACAAGACGTCATGTCAAGGAATTGTGCATAAAAAAGAAGAAGGGGCTCATAAAGTTGAGGCCCCATCAGGACAAG TTTGGGGATTTGGGTTCCTGTTTGTGACCATTATTAATATATGCTCATTATCTGGAGCTGTTGTATTACCATGTATGAAGAAGACATTTTACCAGAAAGTCCTTATTTTCATGGTGGGCTTAGCTGTAGGGAGTTTGGCTGCCAATGCACTTTTGGTCTTAATACCTGAG GCATTAGGACTTATGTATACAGAGGACCATGAGATCAGAGACAACTATATAGTCAAAACTGCTACTGTAATTGCTGGAGTTTATTTGTTTTTCCTCATtgaaagatttttgaaaatagtTCTGAAAATTAAACAG ACACCCACACATAGTCATGGACATGAATATTATGGAGTTCCAAACGAG CCAAATGAAGAGGAGAAGCAGTATCCAAGTATTAAACAAAACACACCAGTGAATGTTAATGCTaaatacaaaaacacaaatactttACCAGTACATCTCCATATGAGTAAATCAGAATCATCATTTTCAAGTACTCGGCCATTAGAGGATAAAACTCCTAGCATGGGAAGTTTTGACACACTAGAAGAAAATCTTGATACGGATGAACGCAGTTCTAATAATGGCGGG tttctaaaTGGTGAGGCAAAAAGGCCAgtaaaaaaggagaaaaaggaAGTGGCTACTGTAGCATGGATGATCATATTTGGAGATGGTTTACATAACTTTATAGATGGTTTAACAATAGGAGCAGCATTTACAGATAACATATTGGCAGGGATCAGTATATGTGTATCTGTTTTCTGTGAAGAGTTACCTCATGAACtag GTGATTTTGCAATCCTGTTGAATTCAGGTATGACCGTGAAGAAGGCTCTGATGTATAATTTCCTATCAGCATGcatgtgttattttggtctcattGTTGGTATATTACTGGGAGAGAATACAACAGCACACGACTGGGTGTTTGCCATTGCAGCTGGAATGTTCCTGTATATATCATTAGTTGACATG ATGCCAGAAATGAATAGTGCAGCAGAGtcagaagaaaataaaaagaatataggTTCATTGCAGATCTTTATTCTACAGAATGTTGGATTGGTTTTAGGATTCACTGTTATATTAATAATGTCTCTTTATGGAGGAGAAATTGACTTTCAACAGTAA
- the LOC143083211 gene encoding metal cation symporter ZIP8-like isoform X2 — protein sequence MTNYLTLSCCLLFTLIVVNVLSLNGQCISNTSRIFLSDFMYNISGKETVTLNKLQTVLYDTSLQSTTNKTNNFTSCSSLTNNDERKDCVLKHCVSIEEVLKLHSIPLNKPLTLEDVNNIAPALLFHKTSCQGIVHKKEEGAHKVEAPSGQVWGFGFLFVTIINICSLSGAVVLPCMKKTFYQKVLIFMVGLAVGSLAANALLVLIPEALGLMYTEDHEIRDNYIVKTATVIAGVYLFFLIERFLKIVLKIKQPNEEEKQYPSIKQNTPVNVNAKYKNTNTLPVHLHMSKSESSFSSTRPLEDKTPSMGSFDTLEENLDTDERSSNNGGFLNGEAKRPVKKEKKEVATVAWMIIFGDGLHNFIDGLTIGAAFTDNILAGISICVSVFCEELPHELGDFAILLNSGMTVKKALMYNFLSACMCYFGLIVGILLGENTTAHDWVFAIAAGMFLYISLVDMMPEMNSAAESEENKKNIGSLQIFILQNVGLVLGFTVILIMSLYGGEIDFQQ from the exons ATGACGAACTATCTCACCTTGTCGTGTTGTTTACTATTTACATTGATAGTAGTCAACGTTTTAAGTTTGAATGGACAGTGTATTTCAAACACATCACGGATATTTTTGTCAGACTTTATGTACAATATAAGTGGGAAGGAAACTGTCACTTTAAATAAATTACAAACTGTTTTATATGACACAAGTTTACAATCAACCACAAATAAAACCAACAATTTTACATCATGTTCTAGTTTGACTAACAATGACGAGAGAAAAGACTGTGTTTTAAAACAT TGTGTTTCCATAGAAGAAGTATTGAAACTTCACTCCATTCCATTGAACAAACCATTAACATTGGAAGATGTCAATAACATTGCTCCTGCTTTGTTGTTTCACAAGACGTCATGTCAAGGAATTGTGCATAAAAAAGAAGAAGGGGCTCATAAAGTTGAGGCCCCATCAGGACAAG TTTGGGGATTTGGGTTCCTGTTTGTGACCATTATTAATATATGCTCATTATCTGGAGCTGTTGTATTACCATGTATGAAGAAGACATTTTACCAGAAAGTCCTTATTTTCATGGTGGGCTTAGCTGTAGGGAGTTTGGCTGCCAATGCACTTTTGGTCTTAATACCTGAG GCATTAGGACTTATGTATACAGAGGACCATGAGATCAGAGACAACTATATAGTCAAAACTGCTACTGTAATTGCTGGAGTTTATTTGTTTTTCCTCATtgaaagatttttgaaaatagtTCTGAAAATTAAACAG CCAAATGAAGAGGAGAAGCAGTATCCAAGTATTAAACAAAACACACCAGTGAATGTTAATGCTaaatacaaaaacacaaatactttACCAGTACATCTCCATATGAGTAAATCAGAATCATCATTTTCAAGTACTCGGCCATTAGAGGATAAAACTCCTAGCATGGGAAGTTTTGACACACTAGAAGAAAATCTTGATACGGATGAACGCAGTTCTAATAATGGCGGG tttctaaaTGGTGAGGCAAAAAGGCCAgtaaaaaaggagaaaaaggaAGTGGCTACTGTAGCATGGATGATCATATTTGGAGATGGTTTACATAACTTTATAGATGGTTTAACAATAGGAGCAGCATTTACAGATAACATATTGGCAGGGATCAGTATATGTGTATCTGTTTTCTGTGAAGAGTTACCTCATGAACtag GTGATTTTGCAATCCTGTTGAATTCAGGTATGACCGTGAAGAAGGCTCTGATGTATAATTTCCTATCAGCATGcatgtgttattttggtctcattGTTGGTATATTACTGGGAGAGAATACAACAGCACACGACTGGGTGTTTGCCATTGCAGCTGGAATGTTCCTGTATATATCATTAGTTGACATG ATGCCAGAAATGAATAGTGCAGCAGAGtcagaagaaaataaaaagaatataggTTCATTGCAGATCTTTATTCTACAGAATGTTGGATTGGTTTTAGGATTCACTGTTATATTAATAATGTCTCTTTATGGAGGAGAAATTGACTTTCAACAGTAA